A genomic stretch from Flavobacterium sp. KS-LB2 includes:
- a CDS encoding AI-2E family transporter, with the protein MITSKTISNGIIRALTTTVFVCLILFIFYKIQSVLIYLIVSLILTLIGNPILDFFKKRLKFNHIFATIATLFIFILIIFGFIMMFVPLILSQGQNLSLLNTVEIEKNILQLMNQITVFLDNHQIDSAQVLKEANFTSKINFNIIPNFLNTIVGTISSFGMGLGSVLFITFFFLKDRLLFIVGAKKLIPDSHEDQILNSLEKINNLLSRYFIGLLLQLFIVFLLYFIVLIIFGVPNAIVIAFLCAILNIIPYIGPLIASFLAAILTMMSNLGSDFQSETLPTTIYILIGFWIVQIIDNNLSQPIIFSKSVSSHPLEIFLVILIAGFLFGVLGMIVAVPLYTIIKVIGKEFFPENKIIQLLTKDI; encoded by the coding sequence ATGATTACATCAAAAACCATTTCAAATGGTATTATTAGAGCATTAACAACAACAGTTTTCGTTTGTTTAATTTTATTCATCTTCTATAAAATTCAATCGGTACTAATTTATTTAATTGTATCCTTGATACTTACCTTGATTGGAAACCCTATTTTGGACTTTTTCAAAAAGCGATTGAAGTTTAACCATATTTTTGCAACAATAGCAACATTGTTTATTTTTATATTAATTATATTTGGGTTTATAATGATGTTTGTTCCGTTGATTTTATCACAAGGACAAAACCTATCACTTCTAAACACTGTTGAAATTGAAAAAAACATCCTGCAGTTAATGAATCAAATCACAGTATTTCTAGACAATCATCAAATTGATTCCGCACAAGTTTTAAAGGAAGCTAATTTTACCTCCAAAATTAATTTCAATATAATTCCAAACTTTTTAAATACAATTGTAGGAACAATAAGCAGTTTCGGAATGGGATTAGGATCAGTCTTATTCATCACTTTTTTCTTTCTTAAAGACCGGTTGCTATTTATTGTTGGTGCTAAAAAATTAATTCCAGACAGTCATGAAGATCAAATTTTGAATTCATTAGAAAAAATAAATAATTTATTGTCTCGTTATTTTATTGGGTTATTACTTCAATTATTTATTGTATTTCTTTTATACTTTATAGTTCTAATTATTTTTGGTGTGCCAAATGCAATTGTTATTGCTTTTTTATGTGCTATACTTAACATCATTCCTTACATCGGGCCATTGATTGCCTCTTTTTTAGCCGCAATTTTAACTATGATGAGTAATTTAGGAAGTGATTTCCAATCTGAAACTTTACCAACAACAATTTATATTCTAATTGGTTTCTGGATTGTTCAAATCATTGATAATAACTTATCGCAACCTATAATTTTTTCCAAAAGTGTGAGTTCGCATCCTTTGGAAATATTTCTTGTAATCTTAATTGCAGGTTTCCTTTTTGGAGTATTAGGAATGATTGTGGCAGTTCCTTTGTATACTATAATAAAAGTGATTGGAAAAGAATTCTTCCCAGAAAATAAAATCATTCAACTATTAACTAAAGATATTTAA